The Macellibacteroides fermentans genome includes the window CGGCTTAATTGGTGTAAATGGATATGATAGACAAACAATATAAGTATCTGTTGCTTGACCTGGATGGTACGATAACAGATTCCATGGAAGGGATAACCCGTTCGGTGCAGTATGCCCTGGGGCATTTTGGTATCGATGTTACAGATTTAAATTCGCTGCGCCCGTTTATCGGTCCCCCGCTGAAGGATTCTTTCAGGGATTTTTACGGGTTTACCGATGAGAAGGCAGAGGCTGCCCTTAGTAAGTACAGGGAGTATTTCGCTACCAAAGGGCTCTTTGAGAACCGGGTGTACGAAGGGATGGATGCCTTTTTGGCTTCGCAGCTCAATAAAGAGCGGAAGCTGTATGTGGCTACTTCCAAGCCGGAGGTATTTGCCCGTCAGAT containing:
- a CDS encoding HAD family hydrolase yields the protein MIDKQYKYLLLDLDGTITDSMEGITRSVQYALGHFGIDVTDLNSLRPFIGPPLKDSFRDFYGFTDEKAEAALSKYREYFATKGLFENRVYEGMDAFLASQLNKERKLYVATSKPEVFARQILEHFKLDGYFTYIGGSTLDGSRSSKTDVIRYVMDVNGLDDNQVVVMIGDRKHDMVGAGNNGIDAIGVLYGYGDEEELRSAGASYIAASVEDLEAMLT